The genomic region ATCCACAAACTCATGagaatcataaatatttttgcttAAACAGAAATTCTATTGGACAAAATGGAATGTATGAATGTGCCAATTCAGGCTGTGAGATGACAATATCTCGCCCCATTAATTATCACTATCAAATctaacaaccccaaaaaagaaagaaatacaaattttTGTTCTGGCGTAGAGAGATCAAAAAGACATCCATAGATATAATCATATGTGCAGCCCGTCGACACCCAATTTAATTTCAGCACCTGCATAGATAATCTATTCGGCGTATTCACTAATGTTGAGTCTTTGACATGCTTAACCCGCTTTTGCCTTGGGGGCCTTCTTCTTGATTTGTCTCCTTGGAATCAAGTTCTTCATCCCTAAAAAGAAGAGCAATGCGCCAAAGAGTGCAACACTCTGCCAAAGCAtcataaaacaaacaaacaaaaattgTCATATGTAAAacaataattcaaaataaatacatgAACTAATACTGAAACATAAGGAGAGGCTAAATGGAATTGTCATAGGGACAAGAACACACCTGTAAGAATTCATTTAGGAGAATGGAGAACCCAGGCTCATCGATTCCATAATTGTAGAAGTCATAAAGAAGTGGAGAAGAGACAGCCAAGTGGAGAAGCTAAAGCAAACACATAAACAGAATATCAGTTCATTCACTATTACATGAATCAACAGCAGCTGCTAGGAGAAATTCAGAATAACTTCTTAGCAcgttaagaaaataaatagcaaaTAAAGCCCCAAAAGGAAGGGAATCCTTACCAAGAGATTTGCACCAAATGGGGTGCCAAACACAAAGAGAAGGCCTCCGACACCCTTCAGGAAAATAatagctgctacaagatttcTAGGCTGTGCAAATTGCATCCCAATTTGTAAAACAACCATACTTAGCAAGATGGAAGAGAAGAAACAATGAAAAGTAAATGCAAGAACGTGAGGAGGGATAATGTCTCACATCGATATCTGGTAATCCTACCCCCAGTGTGGAGGAAAGGTGTTTCTTCACAATTGCAAGCTTGGGTATCAACTCCTTTGCAGCAGGACCACCATCCTCGCCAAATTCATTGAACCTAAATACGTATGAACAAGGTAAGTGCAGATTAAATGCCTGGTTTTTATTCTGAATACAGGGCATATCAGGAcagataaatagaaaaataagcGCCAGTGTTCCACTTCAGGATTTACCAGCTTTAAGATGtgcaaaatatttatatattacccaattaaaatatgaagcatagaagaaaacaacagACAAGCCATTAGAAGCTGCTGAGCTTTGGGGTTCAAGCACAGCATCACATGATAAATCGCAACATACACCATATTGCTCATCTTAGGACATGTTAGTAAACCAATATCCGTATTGAGCAAATTCTTCCAATGACTTAATTATGTATGTTGTTTTGATGCCTTTTCTTTTCGTCTTGACGTATGATTTCTTAAACCAATTCATATCAATATCCTGAAAAGTTTTAGCTTGAGCCATTTCATTAAATTGTCTGATTCAACTTCAGACTGATAGCTAATTATGCAAATCCCACACATTCACTCTCTAACACAGCTGGCAATTTAAAAGTTGCCCAACCATGCAATGCAACATTTTATAACTCTGAACAATCTAAGTACTGAATcaattgataataataatcattaaaaataaaaagggggATTCCAGTCAATGTTTATCCCAATATTGACCCTGAAATAATGATTTAGTGCTAACATACAATTTATgctcaaaatttataaagcaAGACCTCCAAATTAATGAAGCTTGGACCTAAGATGGCATGTATAAATATCACTCAAAAAGCAGCAAGTTTCTAAAATTTCTTCAGATATACACAGCAAGCAGAacctcctttttctcttttcaacaATTCCACAAGCAATAAAATAGCAGATTTCCGCAGCTATATAATCAAACCCACACATTCAAGAGTGAAAAGCGTAACAAAaagtacaaaagaaaaaaacactaTACTATTAACATGAGAAATCCTATTATGTCAATCCATCCAAAAACATAATCAAGTAGAGAGAACACGTTGCACGGATCCAAAATCAAAAGACGTAGGGAAAACACATAAAtcaatattgaataaaaataaaaagagataatagatctaaagaagaagaaactaagagagaaagagaaggagaGGATACATACATTTGCCAAGCGGAGAGGATAAAGAGGGAAGCGAAAAGGACTCTGCCGAGGAAGGAGAAGAACCCCATTGGTTGCTGTGAGGAGAAAGTGGTTTCTCAAATCCGGGTATATCTGAGCTGAGCTCTCTCCTTTTGTTCTTCTCTTCTGGATTAATAATAGCACTGAAGCGTCGGGCTCGAGAGCAGAAGGAGAACAAGGGGGTTGGTCGTTGGGTCTTTATGGGTCAATTATAGGGGCAAGTAGCTAGTAGGGCGCACACAGATCAAGATCGAACCGgggaatattttattatttagttggACACGCTCatttttagtttgatttttatttttattttttctctacTTGGCCAGTTTGCACGTTAATGTAGACTTAACGAAAAACGGGGGActccaaattaaaatttattaaactttcACAAATAATAATCTAACTTCTGTAATTAACCTTTAACAGGTTTTAATCTTAGAAAATTCgaaaatatattatgttaatttatttatatagagcAAATtaatatctcattttattttaacaaatatcttttaaatttgtgattttgttgcgatttaaataaaaagacaaaataaaGATGTAATTTAATATCCGTAACTTACTTAACAATGTTATTAAAACGATATAAATTACTGATAATCTAAGATaaccttatatatataatccagttcaaaaataataataataataataatatattaaaacatataaatgcCCACTGCTAGTCTTGACTCCAATGACAAGACACGCCATCATCCTGTTAAGACTTGTATAAATAGCATAATCAAATGAAAAAGGGAcccaaaggaaaaaaagaaaaaaagagtcCATTGACAGAAGATAGTGCAGAGTGTAGGTGCATTTAGGGGTCAGTCAAACCCAACCGATAGGTTCTAATTTTATCTGCAATTCAATTTTGGGATCGGTTTAAAGAAACATAAACCACATAAATTTCGATTAAGTTCAGTTCttgtcaaaaaagaaaaaatgttaCGATTCAACAGacagaaattttattatttattgttatataatttgatattttataacatttaattatttatagtaAAGAATTGTTTTTATCAGTATTTAtgtaaaacataaatttattttaaaataaatttttttagatatattcaaatattaaaatgtaattaaaaattttaaaattaaaactaaatccAATCTTTCtggtttgatttattttttttaatttttcagttagactcaatttattattttctaaaaattcaattttttcaatatttataatgttATTCAATCTGATTTTCAactgaaataattatttgctTACTCCCAAGTGCATGTCCTCATCCTTTCTGTATTTCTTGCCACGACATACTCCATTTTGTGCATTCAATTAATATACCTCTAGAATTTAATATTGTTGCTGAAATTTATCCAACtagagaaattttatttataatgaaaaattgaGTATGTGTATGTATTAAGGAACTAATCctaatatgataatataaatgcattcatatttatcttttgagattaaaatctttaaatgttttaactcatcttaatatttttcttagcTATATCAAGCATACTAATTACTATTTTGTACTTCACTAGTGtcttattaactaataatgcTTTTGCGCTCGTATTATTTCCATGTGCTGTTGTAATAAAACTATGTGCGGGTTAGAAATGGTGGGTATGCTTATTAAAAGGAGaccttaattaatttaaaagattaattaatgatCATGATGGTCATATTTAAGAGCCGTTTACTTAAGCTAACAGTTAGaagaattaatttctttaatacaATTAACAGATCTGATGTGGGTAACACTGATACAGAAATGTAATTACATACGTACCACATTTTTCTTAGTTGTAAACTATAAGATATTCGATCGTTAATTTtgtataacaaaaaataactgCTTCGgcgataataataataataacaaagcGCTCTAGCCTCTAACCACTTGTGCAGACATTTACGTAATTGGGCAACGCAGACAGAACAGGAACAGTAAgtggataaataaataattaatgtttTGAGGAGCAGCTGCCATCCGATCCCTGTTTGAATTTGCAGTTTTAAGGTGAGATGTTATAGTCACATGGCCACCCATCTCCTTCTTGATGAGGAAGTATGGCATTCCgctaaaattttcatttttatattaatagtaaatggaaaaggaaaaatctaaataaaaaataaaataaaagactaTATAAAGTCATCAGCTTTGTCCCTGAATTATCagactttattatttatttttttgggaTCCAATGGAAACATGTGCAGTCGCATACATACATCCTGCCATCTTTTATCTTCTATTttactgttttctttttcctgatGAAACTCGACATCATTTTACATATCTTGTTAAATTCGTTGGCAAATGCTTTTTGATTTGGTAGAACACATGAATTTTgggttttttttattgtttgattAGATctgtacttttcttttttgccaAAACTTATGTTTGAAGTTTGCAAAAATTTAATCAACATAGCTAATTGTTGACACGTTCATACCACGACTGTAGATTCTAATTATAAAGTTCGCCATGCCTgagcttgttttcttttttctttttttctattgacTGTTGGAACTACGCCCCTGGTCTAATATTGCTGgccttttatatataaacaaataaatctaATGTTTTTAGCATGAAAACAAAATGTCTTTTATTGAAGCAAGttgtgaaaataaaattttaatagaaagaaaaaggaaaaatctacccatgttttcttttcctgtaATTACAGTTTTGGTCGTTGGATCAAAGTGCTTCAAGATCTGTTATgtaagattataaaaattatgaaattcaacatttgaaaagaaatattcatGTTACTTTATTCTTACTTGCTCCGTCAAATATCTTTTTGCAATATGTGGACATTGTACAACATCAAcctagaatttaaaatattaggtTAGCCAACTTTTTAATTGTAAACGTGTTtggtttaaaatttaaaatagatgagtttttaaaaaattatcgaATCTGTAAAGAGAATAAAACCGTAACATACGAAAAGGgcaaaaatgaataatatctcatataatatagttataatttattataaatggatctaaaaattttatttatattatttaaataatcaataaattaaaaggacTTAGGATACATGCATCAACAAAATGTTGCCAATCACagcatatttcttttattttgttttttgagAGAAGTTtgtcttattttgttaaacattttaaacaaatctttccatttcatcttttttccttctgatgagattttctcattttctttaatcataaaatgggtagtttctttttccataaaatattagaatatctTATTtgtgatttaaaaaaaaacagttgACTAATAGATATTCAAAGtgagttaaaaaattatataacaattGTAAGATTGGTATTGCTCAAAACATGTAAACATTATTATTGCAAAAAAACGAATACATTATTCATTCTAAATTGACAGTTAACAAGTTCTTCATCcgttacaaaaattaattaatttgtcaaTTACTggtttagtaaataataatattatttattgattaatatgaacataactttattaaaaaatttacagtaaaaaaacacaaattagtgccttttttttgtttttttaattcgtatgtaaataaaaaacaaactATTAAATTGAGACAGTGGAAGTATTACTGCATTCCATCCGCCCAGTTTATTTGATCccaggaaagaaaagaaaagaagaataaaattaaaaataaacgcGCAAAGAAgcaattcaattacaatagaaAGCGCGCAAGTGTAAAAATTGGGACTCCACAGACACCGTTTATGGggctttttaactttttccaAAACGCAGATACACCACTGTCCTCCAACACGACAATGATTCAGAACCCCTATCTCTTTACTCACTCTCAACTTTATTAAATTCGTACACTCGCTTCAGCATTTCACCACGTCATCATCACAAACCATTCTGATTGGTCCAACGACGTGCAGTTTTCCAATTACTAACACGTCGTTTGAATTCTCCGAGTTGTATTCTTTTCTGTACTCGCAAGATTACACCTGCTGCCGACAGAGCTTTTAGGCGCCCGAGCACCCAAGAAAATacttccttttgttttgatgaacaagaaaggaaaaaaagaagaattcaGTCTACTTTTGTATATGAACTAATTGTATAACACCCTTGAAgttcattaatatacaattCAGTCCTTAATCAGTTTAAAATCGCTGGACATAGACTTTCATAATGCTTTACTTTTTAGTAATTATCTGTAAGAATATAAGATTTCtattacaatttctttaacCTATACAATTTGATTTCACTTTTATTCTAAATCAGTTTAGcaccttaaaaattattttaaaatacattattTGTCAGCCGCAtagtaaaagaattaatactgctataattgaaaaatcatGGATCAAAATGTAAATAATGGAGAACTCAAGGGTGTCTTAGTAAGTGACTCTTCATTTAATTAAGTTGGTGAGAAAATATAAAGCGCCGTCCCTCGATTTGCTCCCTTTATATCTGGGCTGTGTCTcgatttgagaaaaaaaacagagacaattcaaaatttgaaaattttgaactCTGAAGAAGTGTCTCCGTCCGTACAGTAATGGCTTTCGCTTCTTTCGTTGGGAGAGTGCTTTTCGCTTCTGTGTTCATTCTCTCTGCTTGGCAAGAGTAAGTAGTACTTCTCTTAGATCTGATTTCTACGATTgcaatcttcttcttcttcttcttcttcttcttattattattattattatgttttagatttaattgagGTTATTTGGTTTGCAGTGAAAACTGAGATGCAATTAAATTTGTTGGTGAATGTAATGTTTGTTTAGTCAATGTCTTAGGTTGTTGTTTTTCCGTTTTAACTGTTTCCCATTTAATTTGGTGATTGTTTTGGTGTAGtgattttttttgcttttaaacgtaaaataaaatttatagatttcacTTTCTGGTTTCTTCAAGGTTTTGGATCTGATAGTGCAAGTTAGGGTTTTTGGATGTTTAGTTATTGATGGTTGTATTATGTTGTTATGGTCTGGTTTAAGCCAGAggtattcttttattgtttgatTCTTTGGTTGATAATAAAGCTCATAGATTGCCTCTTTGTATTACTAAAAAGATGTGATtttgcttttatatatatatatatatatatataggatcAATAGGGATGTCGAATTTTAACGATATTTACATATTTGTAATGACTTGTCTTTATTTCATATGGCATTTATCTCTTTGCAATTTAAATTAGGTGATAGATGTTTATGTTAGGAACTCTCATTGGGAACAATCAGTTGACCGTTTCTGCTTATTTTGCgttctttttttgttaaagaaaTTTCTTAACCCAGTTGCTCATCTCCTCCAAATGCTTCTCATAAGATGTTCTTAGCTCAGTAACAGTTGGGACATTTGCTTTGCTGCGAGGTTTGTTTCCGTTTATCATTGTTAAATCTTGCTCACTGCAGGTTCAATGATTTTGGTGTTGACGGTGGCCCTGCAGCAAAGTCTTTTGCACCAAAATTTAACGTTTTCTCAAGACATGTTTCATCTAATACAGGGTTTCAAGTACCACCAGTTGAAGTGAGTGATACTAATTCCATGCTAGttatctcttctttttttcttttaaattcttattttattttgcttattaGTTCTGTTTGAATAATTCATTTCTTgctgtttttatttatagattaaGCATTTAGTTGCTGCTGCCATAGCTGTGAAGGGTCTTGGAGGCCTTCTATTCATCTTTGGCAGTTCTTTTGGTGCTTATCTTCTGGTGTGCACAAGTCTATATATTCCAGTTTTGAACTGGCAGTTTGGCTTACTAAAcaaatttaagattttctttttttgagaaGTTGACCAATTTAAGAGttacttcttctctttcttgcAGCTTCTGCACCAGGCTGTTGTTACTCCAATATTGTACGACTTCTACAACTATGATGCTGACAAGAAGGAATTTCATCAGCTTTTCACAAAGTTCACACAGGTTAGCAATTTTGATTCATTACTCCAAACTTCTTTCCTAATTCATCTATGTTCTCTGCTACCTCTCCCGCTTTGGTATGTATTTGATGAATTCCTAATGAATCTCTTCTGCAGAACTTGGCATTGTTCGGGGCATTGCTCTTCTTCATTGGCATGAAGAACTCAATTCCAAGGAGACAGCTCAAGAAAAAGACTCCCAAATCAAAGACAATGTAGAAAGTAACATTTGAGACACGAAATTATGGCCAGGTGTTTATGTTTTGAGTTTTGCCCAAAATCTAGTTTTGTATGTTCGTATCAGATTTTCCTCTTGTAGAGGTTAGGGATctataaaggagaaaaaggaAGGGGAGTTTTAGTTCTGCTATTGTTATCTACTCTGCCATTTTAGGACCAAAATTGAGGTTTAGTTGTGATCTTTGACGTCCAGTTCTCTTTTTAAGTTTGATGTTCTACACCAATTTGAATTTAAAGGTCTAATGTGAAATGTGTCAGTTCTCTCCTGCTAGGCTTGTAGAGAATTTGATGTTGAATGCCGTTAGCCACTTAGCGCGCAAGTCATTTTACCAGTTCAGTTCAGGTGAATTTTCTTGATGATTGCTGCTACAATTTGTTATAGGCACTGGCACACGTATTGGTATCCATCACTAACAGCGAAACATATTTTGCTTCTAAATTTGGCAATTGGCAATTCATCTCTTGCTCTTATGATCCAATTTCTCCGACTTGATGGATTACCACCAAGTTCTCCAATGAGTTGCAGGTAAAATGCTGACGGCTTTTTGTCATATCGGACCTTTCTCTTAGttatttcttcataatctaacTTGAGGCGTTAAGACACATTTACCCGGAACCAAAGGCTGTGGGAGGCTGTTGAAGGATGTGAGGATTATTTTTTGGCAAGAATATGGAATAACTTATAATGTAAAAAAGGACAAATTCATTAACTTTACTTAAATCACCCTAATGGCTAGggtcaaattaaattaaatttgttaataatttatttatactctttttattttgaatctttaggtcattttgtttaatttatggACTGTATTAGTTCATGACTATGGGTTTGAATTAGCTTTAGAGCTAATctgatttatataatattattaagtataaatTGCGCTTGAGAGGGCAGTGTTGAAGGATGTGACAATTATTTTACATCAAAGAGTTTATAATgtaaaaaggataaatttattaactttatttaaGTCATGTTGATAATtggatttaaattaaaattgatttgttaatgatttgatTCATAGATTTCCAGAGAGGCTAAGTAATGTTGATAATTAGAtccaaattgaaattaatttattaataatccATTTACatcctttttatttctaatagtTTTTGGACTCATAGATTTCTAGAGATGGTCtaaaaaagagatatatttatctatcaaaaaattattccaTTTAAAAGTTTAGAGTATTAGTTGAGGTGTAAATTTAAGTCTTTaagtcattttaatattttagcgtaaaagtaaaatgaaaatgaaaatgccCTTGATCACGTTTCAAGTCTAATAGACATGCTTTAAGCTTTTCAATGTCAAATACATCAAATTCATTTGTTAtgagaaatagaaaatgatataACGTGTTTAGTAAAAGGTACGAATAAAGCTTGAATTTTACtctaaagaataattaattggTCAATGTTCAAAGTGTCTATTTGAAACTTCAAACATATTTAAAAGGTTTAAATAAGCTCAAAACACAATTCTAGAGCTTATTATTGGGGATTGAAAAATTGTTAGATTACACAGATGATTGACTCTGTATACTAACTCGTCAGCAAAGATGAcgactttaaaattttaaccctgttaattttacattattttatataatattaaaatattttattttattttttttattttttaaataaaataattttttaataaatttcaatcattgaacaaaatatatatgaaaaagaagaggCGATGGTTTGATAGCTAAtgattagataaaataatctaaaaagtACCACCGTTTGATAGCCtgattagataaaataatctCAAAAAAATCGACTACTAACTTCCATTAAAAAGATGGCACTGGCACATAAATTCTAGTCGCGAGGGTAAAGCtgaaattttagaattcaattcaaactAGTTGTTTATTCGTATGTTGCACgattgttgttattattttaattataaaattaggttgataaatataatttaatattaatttatacaattttaaaaaataatagcaaactaattatttttactccACGATAATCCATTCTTAGTATTACACAGTCAGTCCCACATGAGTAGAGGTGCGCAGGCAAGCGAATAGAAAAGTAGCTTTTATCCGCGATAATCATATAAAGTACCGAACAGCCGGAGGAGTAGGCTTCCTAATGCTGAATTCTATTCCTTAGGTTCAGAGGTTTATAGGTCATTAGGCTCCtgtccttaatttttttacaattctaaaattttattaataaaataatataaaattattttaaaatatatttattaattaattttagtattatataaattaatatattaatataattgatagtactattttttaaaattaaaaatttattatataattaaaaatttaatttataattaaatataattttaaaaatataatttaagatgttattttatagattagaattattatctaattataaaactaatttattgattaatataatatcaaaatataattaatatgttattttttaagatagaattagtattattatctgattagaaaCTTATTTATCagttaatatgatattaaaatataattaatatgctatttttaggattagagtcGGTacttaattagaatataacttataaattaataaaaaaatataaaattatgcataaatttaaattctatgtatcaaaagtaaatacacatgttaaaataaatatcttatgtGTCAAAACTTAAACGtacatgttaaaataaatatcttacatgtcaaaaattaaatatatatgtcaaaaaatttttaagtctcaaaaattaatatatatacatattcaactattttaaaataagagaCGAGGGAGTGAAGGCTGATAATCATTTCACTTCTCAAAGCCTAGCTTTATAAGGTCATTATTTGGTATcatatgttaaattttaatagttggattacttattttaaatctCAACCATTCAATTTCAGTTATTTAAATAACCTCTGACTTGAACAAATGGTTAaagaaattagatttaattcaaaataataacaatagatGAATGgtcattttttcaaaaataattaatttctattcattaaattaatcatgtttattaaatcaaaacagaaaattaatatattttaatttattttatttctaattcttttcttttgattaatacaattaagtatttacttaaaaatagaaaatatgttacttattcaattttatgaatattgtTCATATAACTGTAATTGATAggtcatataaaaataatatattaatgaagcaattaatttacatatatttatcaaataattctaaattaaattattaattcattaattatcaattcatataaattatattcttaaaattaatttaatcacatattgtatatataatggtatttatattattacatgtataaaaaagattaaataaaataaatataaaattttaatataaaatatttatgaaaaataaaatggtacCACTTCAAAAATGCTAGACGAAGTCCTATTATGATTGAATTATATTAGGTTATGatttatttgtaataattgaataagaaaagttaatgaaatcaacaaaaatatggTATAGAGAAACTTAGTCcatataattgaaaattatttaattttatctaattaaattttatgtttgaacagtaaaaattttatttggtatCATTTCCCACTAATTTATAGATATGTATTGTTGGATTTGATTCCATCAAacattaataattcattacaAATCTCTtaatatagaattattttcaaatttaagtccatcagtaaaaaaattacatcatgggtttttaattttttatgtttaataaattaaatatgtaagatataaatttttaattaactaatttatttttattttttctgaaatttaaaaatatttatcatttttatatatactattttagtgcagcaaaaatttaaaataaaaataattgaaagagaaaaataatttgcagattttcttgaataaaaagtattttataattggCCTAATTTTAactctaataatttttaaataatattaatatcagAAACAATTTTGTTTGTTACTATTTTTACctgttattataaataaaagtaattgtTACACTTATGTCATATGATACCCACTCAATGctttataatatcttttaaaaaaaattgaaatatatagtCACCACAAGCTCGTGGTGACGTGGTAATCGCAAAGACCAAAGATAATATTACACATTAAGCAAGTACATGGTAATAACAAAGGGTAACGATGACAACCCTAACTATGTATTCTTGTCTCTCTTAGAAAAGAGATAGGGAAAGAAGAATGGAACTGAGCAGCAGAAATGCAGCTTCAGGAACAA from Ricinus communis isolate WT05 ecotype wild-type chromosome 9, ASM1957865v1, whole genome shotgun sequence harbors:
- the LOC8276159 gene encoding uncharacterized protein LOC8276159 isoform X1 codes for the protein MAFASFVGRVLFASVFILSAWQEFNDFGVDGGPAAKSFAPKFNVFSRHVSSNTGFQVPPVEIKHLVAAAIAVKGLGGLLFIFGSSFGAYLLLLHQAVVTPILYDFYNYDADKKEFHQLFTKFTQNLALFGALLFFIGMKNSIPRRQLKKKTPKSKTM
- the LOC8276159 gene encoding uncharacterized protein LOC8276159 isoform X2, with translation MAFASFVGRVLFASVFILSAWQEFNDFGVDGGPAAKSFAPKFNVFSRHVSSNTGFQVPPVELLHQAVVTPILYDFYNYDADKKEFHQLFTKFTQNLALFGALLFFIGMKNSIPRRQLKKKTPKSKTM
- the LOC8276160 gene encoding uncharacterized protein LOC8276160, which gives rise to MGFFSFLGRVLFASLFILSAWQMFNEFGEDGGPAAKELIPKLAIVKKHLSSTLGVGLPDIDPRNLVAAIIFLKGVGGLLFVFGTPFGANLLLLHLAVSSPLLYDFYNYGIDEPGFSILLNEFLQSVALFGALLFFLGMKNLIPRRQIKKKAPKAKAG